The Blautia luti nucleotide sequence CTCCTGATCATTCAATGGTTTAGGGTTGTTTGGCTTTTAATTTTGGGTTATTTATCTAAAGCAGCATGTTTTCTGCTTTATTTCTATTAATACATTTACATTAAACGGAAAATCTTCCGTCTCATATGTTTTATCCTCTCACGGATAGAACGGGAACAAAACAGGCAAAAGGATCATACAGATCACGAAGGATACCAGAATCAACGGTAAACCTGATTTCACGTAATCCTTGAATTTATATCCTCCAAGTCCTACTACCATAGTGTTTGCAGGCATTCCAATCGGTGTTGCATATGCACAGGAGCCTGCGATAACAGTGGCGATAACAACAGCTCTCGGATCCGCACCAAGGTTGTTTGCCAGAGAAACTGCAATTGGGATCATCAGTGCGGTTGTGGCCGTGTTTGACATGAAGTTTGTCAGTGCACAGGTTACAATGAATATTACCAGAAGAAGCACGATCGGGTTCGGGTCTGCACCCAGAAGGCCTACGATCTTATCTGCTATCAGTTCACCGGCACCTGTTGTATCCAGGGCTTTGGCAAGTGTAAGAGATCCTCCAAAAAGGAATACTACTTTCAGATCAATGGAAGCCAGTGCTTCTTTTTCTGAAAGAACTCCAAACAGCACCAGAATGATTGCTCCGACACATGCAGAAATCTCAATACTGACTCCGATCTGTTTCTCAAAAATCATTGCAAGAATCACAAGTATCAGAACTACCAGTGAAACAGTCTGTTTCCATTTCGGTACATCACTGAAATCTTTCTGTTTTTCAACAGTTGCCCCTGTATCCCCTTTTCCATTGGGCAGAAATCTGTATCCGATGAAAACGAAGTAGATAATTCCCATAAGAAGCATTGGGATTCCCACTGGCGCATACATGAAGAAGCTTGTGGAAAGTCCCATTTCCTGAAGTGCGTTTACACCCATCAGATTTCCGGGTGCGCCAATGATGGAAAGGTTTCCGCCAAGTGCTGCTGCAAATACCAGAGGCATCAGAAGGCGGCTTCTTGAATAGCCGGATTCATCGGCGATTCCACAGACTACCGGGATCAGCACTGCTGCTGTACCTGTGTTGGATAAAAATCCGGACATCACACCTACAATTACCATGATCGCAATGATCAATGTTCTTTCTGTTCTGGCAAATCTGGTAACCAGACCTCCGATTTTATTTGCCATTCCTGTTTCAAATAGTGCCTGACCTACTACAAACATGCCGACACAAAGGATTACGTTACTGTTTACATACTGTGAAAACGTTGTAGATACATCCACTACTCCGGTGAGTGTCAATCCGATTGCACAGATCGAAGCTGTAAGCCCAAGTGGTATCTTTTCGAGGATGAAACTAATGATCGTAAACACAAGAAATAACAGTGTGATTGTTTGTTGAGACATTTTATTGATCTCCTTTCACTTTTTTCTGTGATTTCATTTTTTATTTTGCTCTTTGCTTTTGTCTTACTTATCCGTCTTTTTTTTATTAATC carries:
- a CDS encoding SLC13 family permease encodes the protein MSQQTITLLFLVFTIISFILEKIPLGLTASICAIGLTLTGVVDVSTTFSQYVNSNVILCVGMFVVGQALFETGMANKIGGLVTRFARTERTLIIAIMVIVGVMSGFLSNTGTAAVLIPVVCGIADESGYSRSRLLMPLVFAAALGGNLSIIGAPGNLMGVNALQEMGLSTSFFMYAPVGIPMLLMGIIYFVFIGYRFLPNGKGDTGATVEKQKDFSDVPKWKQTVSLVVLILVILAMIFEKQIGVSIEISACVGAIILVLFGVLSEKEALASIDLKVVFLFGGSLTLAKALDTTGAGELIADKIVGLLGADPNPIVLLLVIFIVTCALTNFMSNTATTALMIPIAVSLANNLGADPRAVVIATVIAGSCAYATPIGMPANTMVVGLGGYKFKDYVKSGLPLILVSFVICMILLPVLFPFYP